The window ACAAGCAGAGTTCAGTTTGGTGTTTTAGACTGGATAGGGATTTCACCACGAAGATATGACTACATTGTGATCGTTTAGTCGATTATCAACGTGCAATGAAAAActaaatagataatttatatgaaaaaaatagcaTTGTGGACGTTTGTCCAAAAATGAAGTTTGATTaatcataacatattttttctttttcagcaACTAAATAATAGAGATAAGGGTTCAATTGGAATTAAAATACAACTAAATTGTGCTTTGCCTATCACTGTCCCTAAAAATGATCactatgaaaatttattttaatataaaatggttCATAACTCAACATTTTGAATTGaccaacaataatttaataaaagtaagttctacctacctatttatttacatgCTTTAGAAAATAGAACTAAATCGTAGTATCTCTGGCACATCACTCGTTAGTTTCCTATAGCTTCTGTCAAATAGCATTGGAACAAAACTCGGAGAGGCTCAAGAAGGTTACCTACTGTAATTTGCCAGTTGCCGGCAGATCGAGACGAAATCGTTGGAGTCGccacataaaaacaatatttcattttgtaagtattataatatcattgtAATTATTGGTTGTGTAGTTGCACTATCATTTTATTTCGTAGGGTGAGCATAAACGTTTTGGTGAAATTGAGACTCAACCTGTTATTGAATTAGGTAggtaaatataagtttttttttgtatttgcacATCAGGAACCTGTTGTAgatatttgttatgtttttcttattgaaatttattttccGGAATATTCGTATTCTACTTACGTTATTGTAGAAGTGTTTTAAAGGTTATTAGAAGATTGGTTTTTACCTATGGATGAGAGAAGTGCTTTATAATCGagttattaaattatgagtcgtagttaaataatatataacgaGTCATCTCGTAGTTATAAGGAATTAGATCTAGAGAACCAGTGTTGTACCACAAACTGAATTCCTTTACCGCAATCTTTGTGCATTGAGTTTTTACACTAACTCTATAGGTTAAATATGTGCCTATAATTATTAGAGAAATGGAGATGTATGTACCTAATATTGTTGCCaactttaactgcacgttttATAAGAATTGGTAAAAAGATTATGTAAAATAACTGGAAGATCGTAGTAGGTATGACTGCGGAAGAAGTCACGAGCGATCTCTTGTTAAATTTGTAGTTATTTTGTGGTCCAACAGTGGTCAGTAGATAGCTCCGTGAGCAAGGTTCGCAACTGGCGGAGTAtacaacattttgaatttagaatatcagtaACCTGTAGGCTTATGCATCTTATAATGAGCTTTTGGTACAGCTAATGCGTTTTGCACACgttattcttaattataatcaagACAAATCGTGCGGGCCAAGACTCTGTTCTAAGTTGTCGGACTGTAGACAGTGAGACCAAAACTTTTAAACAGAATTTGTCATTATTTACATAGGGATTTACCAGTTTGCACAAGTTTTTTGCGATAGGCAAATATGGTTTCTAAAACTTACGGTTGGAATGCAGTAGGAAAAAGGCGCAAAACATTGAACACTCAAAGATATTGTctgataataatgttttatgtcaATATTCATGTCATCCAATTAGTTAGTTAACAATGATaagatttatgtatttacaaagtCAAGGCCTTCATGAAGTTGTAAATCATTGTATTTCTAGATAAATATACAACTTGTTTGGGTTTTTAAAACAGTAGTGTCatcgtaatattttaatataacaatttctGGCCCATAAATTGTTACTtaagatttcaatattttgttaatcaGGTATCAACAATGTTCTCGAATAAAGTTGTACTTATCACCGGCGCGAGTTCGGGTATCGGTGCTCAGACAGCCATAGACTTCGCAAAGCATGATGCCCAGCTAGTAATTACGGGAAGAAACAAAGATAAATTAAGTGAAGTTGCTAACCAATGCGAAAAAGACTCGCCGAGTAAATTGAAGCCGTTGGTTGTAATCGCTGATGTAAACAAAGATGCAGATGtagaacaaattttaaaatcagCGACTGAGAAATTTGACCGTTTAGACGTTCTCGTCAACAGTGTTGGCGTTCTTGAATCTGGGACCATAGAAACGACTGACATAGACCAATATGACAGAGTCATGGAAACCAATGTGCGAGGCCCGTATTTGCTCACGAAGTTAGCTGTTCCTTTTCTTATTAAAACGAAAGGAAATATCATTAATGTGTCAAGTGTAACTGGACTCAGATCATTTCCGAATGTTCTGGCGTATTGCATGTCCAAAGCTGCTTTGGATCAGTTTACAAGATGCGTTGCTCTTGAACTGGCGCCTAAAGGCGTTCGAGTAAATGCTGTGAACCCTGGAGTGATAACTACAGGTCTTCATATGAAGAGTAGTATGAATGAACAACAGTATGAAGAGTTTATAAAGAAATGTGCCGACACTCATGCTTTGGGTAGGGCTGGAGAAGCTAAGGAAGTCTCatctgttattattttcttggcGAGCGATGCAGCTAGTTTTGTCACTGGTGTAACTTTGCCGGTAGATGGCGGCCGTCATGCAATGTGCCCgcgataattatttattattataatatatttgttacagaATTGGAGTCAAACTTCAATCTTTAAGTCCTGTTATTagaattgcttttattttgattgaattataaaaaagttggttttaaaagacaaagttttaatgatattatttatgctttaatttgtgaaataaatatatttttattgacatgtatttttatttagatatggTATCAAACATGATTAATTTTTGTCTAGAACTAGCGTTATGACCATTTTAGCCAGGATGCCATTAACATACTAGTTCATTCTCATTAAAAAAACTCAACATCAATCATATTATTTAGCACAAATGTTAttgtagacattttttttcttaattcagGTACCAACAATGTTCGCCAATAAGGTAGTGATTATCACGGGTGCAAGCTCAGGC of the Anticarsia gemmatalis isolate Benzon Research Colony breed Stoneville strain chromosome 6, ilAntGemm2 primary, whole genome shotgun sequence genome contains:
- the LOC142973721 gene encoding putative oxidoreductase TM_0325, whose product is MFSNKVVLITGASSGIGAQTAIDFAKHDAQLVITGRNKDKLSEVANQCEKDSPSKLKPLVVIADVNKDADVEQILKSATEKFDRLDVLVNSVGVLESGTIETTDIDQYDRVMETNVRGPYLLTKLAVPFLIKTKGNIINVSSVTGLRSFPNVLAYCMSKAALDQFTRCVALELAPKGVRVNAVNPGVITTGLHMKSSMNEQQYEEFIKKCADTHALGRAGEAKEVSSVIIFLASDAASFVTGVTLPVDGGRHAMCPR